The following DNA comes from Solea solea chromosome 6, fSolSol10.1, whole genome shotgun sequence.
TAAGATGTATATGttttggaggggaaaaaaagaataggTATTGGACCTTCAATGGATTTTTAGAAATAGTTTAATGGTTTTACATGGAAATAATAAAAGCCCAAATGCACATAAGAAAATTGAATTTAGGCTGGATATTATGAGCAGTGCAGTGAGAGTTGTATGACAGTGGTTTTATGAATGTTCTGCAGGACTGACCAGTTTTCCAGACCATTATCATTAAAATTCCTGTCATCTGAGTCAACAgatctcctcctctcctcagtcTCTTTGCATTACGTACTGGTTAAATGTTCAATGAGCATTTATTATGTGGTATAGAAAAAAAGTGTGATTAgattgattcatttagtaaaataaagcacttttgtgattttttttttgggtcgcCATACTCATTTTAGGTAggatttatgtatatatgttttgaGTAACGTACACTAAAtcaagttttaattaatttaccaaacatATCAACATGGAAATTATTAATGTTTGGTGTAtaagatatggctgtaaatcaGTCActttatcatatatatatatatatatatatatagagagagagagagagagagagagagagagagagagatgtatgAATAAACTAGTCAAACAACGTTATGGATATCTTTAACTGAAATTGTGATGAGTCAGAAAACTGGAATTATTGTAGATATCAGTTAAGTGATAGATGTCTTCAATTGAAGTTTGATCTCTGCTATTAACTTCCAATCTGTTTATGCTGATGACAgacttttttaacatttcatatAGACAAGATATTCACTACTAATATCTGCAATGTCATTCTTACCAGTCAAAACTACAGTTGCAATTCACTTTTAGAATGACATCACTTTTGTCATTATAGCTCTATATTTCCCGTTTCAGATTTCTACAATGTCATTGTGAGTGGTCACAATTCAAGTTCaaaatatctttaattatcCTCAATTGAAGATATCAAAACGTAAATACCCCCATACACAGGAATGACAAAAGTGATGTAAAAACTTAATTATGTATGTCTGTGATATTATTTTGACGAGTAAAACTGAATTATGTAAATATGTGACGTTATTTAGACTTATAAAATCTGAATTATGGATATCTGTGACATTATTTggactagtaaaaactgaattttggACATCAGAGACAGCAAGAAGACAGCAAcatgacgtcacagatatctgtaacGGCAATTCCATTCAAAACATTGAGTTTATCTGTGATGTTGATTCAAGTTAGTCAAATTTAGCTCGGTTTAAACTTATCGCACATGTTCATAAACATAGCGACAGTCACTGGCTCCagaatcatcatcatgatcGTCGTCTTCCTGATGACGTTAGACCGTGTGAGCTGTCTGCCGCTCAGCTGTTCTGACGTCGAGACGCTGTGTGACGTCACCGTGGGAGTGTTCCACCGTCGGGAGAAATGAACGGTCATCAACACAATCCTCTCAGCGCTCATGTAAGTTCACACCAGCGAAAtactttgattttattttgcgTACCGCTCAATGAATGAAAGGTCCTGCCGTGGTGTTCGCTCCGGCCGGTTACGAGCGTggcttgtgtttctgtcactgcCGCCTGGCGCTGCGCCCTGGTTTCGCCTGTAGCTAACCATggctgatgttgttttttttattagctcGGGAGCCTAGCCAGCTTGCTTTAACTGACAGGCTGAGTGGATGAGTGGCGAGAGAGCGCCTGTTTTGCCCCCCCGGGGTAGCTGAGAGTGGGCGACGTTCAGTGTATTTTACACGTGAGTGATGGCTTTTAAACCTATACTCGTGTACGTAAACGTAAATGTTGGCTCTTTGGAGACAACACCCATGTGCGAGGTGAAGTGCAGACCAGGATGTCGACTACACTCGCATTGTTTTAATCTCGAAGaacaattttgactttttagtcGTCAATAAGCACAGAATGATGCTATGGAAAGAAGAAGACAGCCTTAGTTATTAATGTAAATATACACTGGAGGAACTGTAGCACAACACCGCCATGAAATACAAGACCCCTCAGATGTGACTGAAGCCTAATATTAGCATGTAACAGTAAATATTTCCACTCTACTCTCAGCTATTGTGTTGAATTTTAACATCTGTGGGGCCAGGTAACTactacatttactgtaaataatgGCGATGGACTCACTAATGAAatcaatgtaaaaataaaaaaaggttaacGCCTATAGCAACGAATAAGGTGTTAAAATTCGCTTTTGATTAGCCTAGCAGCATAAATGATCTGTACAACTTGGCCTGTCATTTAGCAACATATTCTTCATTCGAAAACCGTGTTTTATGCcgcaaaacaaaagaaaataacgAGAGGAAAACACTCGAGTAGATAAATGTACAGAAATGATCTGCTAGCTTGGCATCTTCAACTCCTCGGTGAAGCTAACTTAATGTGGAGGGCGGTTAAACCAAACGACACACTTTACATTTGGTGGTTTGATGCAGCTCAGGTTTGTGGCAGGATTTTCCAATAGTCTTGTGAATATTGGACACTTGCGCGTCTGCTAACAAGGTGTACGACAATGTTATATTCGCCCCGCGCAGCAACACCGGTGTGCACCGCAGAGTTAATTAAACACCCCCCGGTGCACCGCCTTAGCTTATATTGCTAGCTGGATGTAGGAGCATAGAAGCCAGCAAAACGGCTGCAGCGATAAATTCTGCATTAATTTAACGCGGCGCTCCACAACAGTCCGCAGTAAAATTATAAACTTCATTGACGTTTTCAACACATTTGTCTTAGTTCTGTGTGAATCAAAGTCCGGGGCCTGTGACCGTTGGCTGGCTAGCTGCTCATATCATCCTCTGCTTATCCCTAGCTAACGTTAAGCCTTCGGGCTCAGAATATTTAGTTACATATTACGCATATCATTGTACATTTTAAGCGTGACTACAGTCACAGTACACATGCTGACATTGAATTTACATGTTATCTTCTTCGAGCAATTTAATTTACTAAACTTACTATCCTGAATGTATGTTTACAGTTTCTCTCTAAACGCAGCATAGCcccaaaattcaaaaaaagaacTTCTGAGGTCCACGCTTAGATCATGTAACACGACATTTAAGTGAACCAGACGACCAACTCTGTTACCAAGGAATAAACCTCTTCAGTGAGTACCAATTTGGCCATACGTCTTCAGAGAGACGTCATATGTATACTTTGGAAAAACTCAATTAAACAATTTACCACAAAggctatgtatgtatgtttcaAAAGATTTGGCAAATGGAAGAATCTTAGCAGACTCATCAGATGCATTGTGTGTTCTCATGCATTTGTCTAACCAGAAGGAAGCTTTATTGTTGGTAACAACAGTAGTGTTATTGCTTTAAAAATGATGGCGGCTGTGATGTAATTGGAATGCCATTATGGCTGTCACAGAGAtgtttgtaataaaataatacatctcCTGCACTATGTTGTCTTCACCGTTTGTTGATAActgcatcattttctttttatctcaGCGGTGGCTTTGTAAGACAGGCGATGCTCTATGTCCTGTAGATATCTCGAGGGGGCTATTGGGCACCATTAATTAACATTAGACATTTAATTAAGCTAACAGGCCCTGGGGGCCTGAGCTGTGCATAATGACAGTGTTGTAATCTTTCCATTTATCTTATGAAGGCGTAGCCTTCTATACGCTTTTTGTTAATGTCCTTATTTGTTCCTTTTCAAGGGATTATCTCTTTAAATGTGAGTGGGCTTTATACACATGGATAATATGGCTTTTTAAGtttggaagcagcagtgatGTGTTAATACGATGTTTATATAAACATACTTGACATCAAACCCTAGCCCAAATAGGGGACATTGATTTGGTAAATGTCAACAATAAAGCATTGTACCCCATGTGTTTCTCACTGtctttgtctgcttttctgtttttcattacaGCATGTGATTTTTCTAAATGGGAAAAGCTGACTTAAGTTTGTCCACTGTCTCACCTGAATTACCCAGAGAGAGTGGCACAGAACATTTTCTTGGATCTTTTCCTGCGTTAATAGACCCACACTTCATCATCTGATGACTGCATATAAAGGTATGTTTCTCTAAAGATAGATTCTTGCTGAGTTGTTGAATATCCCTTCCACTAATGGCCGTTActgtatgtattattatatgGTCACATCTggagaataaatacatttccctctgtttttcctttgccacattttgtctatgtgtgtaaaatgaaacagaacagttcacaaatgaagtaataCTCATCACTTTCAGTCAAATGCTGTAACAATGTTTCTTTAACACAAGTGAAAGCTTAAATGCTCCAAGAGATGCACTGCACTCTGTAGACCTCTGTGACCTTGAAATACACGGCATGTGCAGGGAGTGATAGGCGAATGTTAGCTGACCCACTTCATAGAGAACAGTTTGCCCTCAGCCTGAAGGAGTTGGAGTAGattctttgtttcattgttgtTAAAGGATGTTGCTCGCTGTCTCTGTGGAACTGTGCCTCCTATGTCTCTGTTTCAATGAAAGGCACCAAATGTAACAATAGAATAACACCATTGCTTTATGGCTTAATGTCAGGTGAATTAAGCGATCTCATCCATCTTGAAAGAGAGATCTGTCAAGATGGACAGATGTGAAACAGAGGCCTTGTGTCCAGCCCTTGATGGTCAAAGAAAGAAtagtttgtttcatgtttctgAGCAAATCTTCTGACTCTACAGAGCAGGCCTGCAGGCCCGCCACCTACTGTACCCTTCTATAAAGTGCTGTCTTATCCAACACTGTAGATAtaacagcaggagcagcagcactgaGTAACTGTGTATCACTAATGGAGCAgtacattgtgtttgtgtaagaaaATTGTGCTGGCGGCTTGTTAAGTGATACTTGAGAGATATGCTGACTCGTGGAATAAAGTTTCTGTTTATCTGTGCAAAAATCATGTACAACATAGTCAGATCTGTCACTTAATGCTTTGGATACTTTCTTCATGGTTCAGTGAAACTTGCAACACATCAAGTCTTGTAAAATACCAAATGTGAAACACACTGAGGGCTTTATcactattcattcattcattcactatcTACTCCTTATCCTTTAAACGATCGCAGGGCTAACCCCTGGCACCGGCGCTTGGCCTTGTTTAATAATTGTGTTCATCTGAAAACATACAGTGCAAGAAAACTAGTACAGCCTGTGTTTtagttttgatttaaaagtgaCTCACTATGCAACTGTGTACAAAACAATTAATATTcaccaaaaaaacacttaatgcTGTAATTAATTGCTctgacagtttatttttttagttgtttacTAAATGTATTTAGAGCTGCTGGCATATATGCTGTAATATACACTACTATACAAGTGTTGATTTACTGCTCCCTCTCAAGCTTTTAAACAAAGGTCCATAAAGACCATTTCATATGGTCAGCATGTTGGATACTTTTAAGTCTCTCAGCTGATGTCTCGTACATACCTTTTATTACCTGTTATTACTTAGCTGACTTAATGTCCCTGTGTTGCTTCACAGTTCCTATTTTTAACCTCTTATTTTGTATGGagtgtattatttatatattttatgtttccaCTTCATTTAGCAAATCCTGTGTTGTGAGTCAGAAGAGGACAGGCAGGGCCGATGGTAAGAACGCCACCATTccttcttgttttcttcttgtagGTAAACCAAAAAGTGATGTATGTAGGCTGTCATATGAGAGCCAAAGACTTGAAATGGTCTTTTAATGAATATGTCCTCGTAATAAAATGAGTCGAGCGCTCTGGATCATCAAACGCCTTCGGAGAATTACATATCAATCACCgtccatttacatttttatttacatgttttcacactgtagtctttttttttttagcattatgCAATCACTctgttttgttgattttaattattttttttacgatACTTTCTGAAATGTAATTATTCAACTACAATGAGGGCTTTTGTACAGCTGGACTTGACTGCTCTGGATAAACAGCCCAAAGTATCGAATATGAATATCTGCAAAAAGACAAATTTCAGCATTTCAGAAACTGTTCTTCAAAGCTCTTTAGTTTtgtatacttttgttttttgcatcACTGGTTTGGCACTGTCAGGCATTACCTTGCTGTCTTTACCATAAATGTACCTTCTGCTTttaagtaaaagaaaatgaagaaaaagttttTTCCCAGTCGTTGCAAAAAGATGatgtttttataacattatCAAGAAACCTTAAATCAAGTTGAACAAAAGGGAGCCTGTCTGTGTCAACCCAGTTTATGTTGCTTGGTGGTGGTTTATattctgttgctgctttttatgTTCATCACTCACTGCTGCATGTCGtaatccattttattttccttttgtggTAGACAAGCATGACATTGAGCCAAGCCACAGATGCATGCCCACTCAAAAGGCCCAACTGAGCACCGTCCCCTCTGCTTTCCGGCTTTCAACCAGCCTATCAGAGGGGGGTGTTGTCAACGGGGCATAGCTATTTCCTGCACCTCCAAGTAGAACCTCACTGTGAAACTGGAGGTCTCTGATGGATCAGGGTAGTAGTGAACCGGTGAGTCCAGAGGAGCCGGACAATGGAGGCCGAACGGAGCTGGAGTACGGCAGGAGGGCGTCGGAGTCGGAGCATGGCTTGTCCAAAATCCCTCGTAATGCCCTGGAGAACATGGGAGCGTTGGGCCATGGTCTGAAGCAATTCTTCCAGCCACAGCGCCGACGCTCCTCCGTTTCCCCACATGACTCCACCTCATCCTGCACAGGCACCCCTTCCTCCGAACCCACTGATGTAGGGTCAGAAGTAGGGGACGCTCCTGCCTCCGTGGCCCTCCCTGTGGATTCTGACAACCCTGCTGCTTCCGCCCCTCCTGCAGCTCTGAGCCGTGTTCTGCAGCAGATCCGAAGTGCACCACCAATGATGAAACGAGGCACCAGCCTGCAGAGCCGCCGCAGCAAGGCGGGGGGTGTTGGGGATCCCCCGCAGAAAGGTAGCCCCCAGATCCACAGGCGCAGTACCCATGAGGCCCTGCTGCAGGCTGGACGCCCACGCTCATCCTCGACTACTGACACACCCAGCAGTCCAGCCTTAGTTGACATGCTGCTGACCTCTGGATACCACTCCACTGAGGAGCCCGACAAGGTGAGTTTTTGAGTGcagcccttgttccgaccgggttgCAAACCTGAGTCTTCTTGCTGGTGGCACAGTGGTtagtactgttgcctcacagcaagaaggtgctgggttcaattcctggtctgggacctttctgtgtggagtttgcatgttctccccatgtctgcgtgggtttcccccgggctctccggtttcctcccaccatcaaaacatgttagaatgttagttacatttggtcaggttggtcccccgtgctcagtcgcagcggctctgatcaaccctccatctgacctcgaaattttcgttgtgcaataccagttgttgttgtataatgacaaataaagatgctttcctttcctttcctttccaaaGGTGCTAACAACTACACCTACTGTGTGGCTCTAGCTTAGTAATACCAATGTTAAATGCACGTGGAACATAGGGGAGGATGAATTATCAGTTTTCATATACAAACATTTCCATGTGAATGTGTTTCACTGAGGTTAGAGGTCAGAATATGGCAATTATTTCACTGAATTCAGCCAATCAATGCTTTAAATAGTTGGTTTGGGGcatttaacataaatatttaaCAACTATAAAAGGAAATGACACTGCACCAACAAGGAAATAAATTCATTTGTAAGTTGTTGGCTTTgtggcagtaaaaataaaagctaaaaCTGACTTATGCTCTAATAGTTGTGCGGCAATGTCGGTAAGTAAATAAACCGagtgaaacatgttttaaaaggcTGTTAGCTGTGGTTTAGATGTGCTAGGATGAACTGATGAATGGGGAGATGAGCTGTCAGTGGTGGAAGGTCAGAGATTTACCTTTGAGTAGTTGTCACTATGTGCTTTAAGCCTTTCTAAATTTAGCTTTTTCTGTCTGAGTGCACTTTGGGTCAGATACGGCTTGCAGGGAGAATCAAGCTCAGACTTgtgtcttcattttcttttgtgatACTAAATGTTTATAGAAATCTGTGAACGATATCTCAAGTGTTCATACCAGCGACATTACAAGAGACTATATAGCATTTTTACCAGAGACTATCTGGAATTAGCATGTTGTAAACACTGCACCATCATGCTAATCTTGTAAAACCTTTCGACCCATCACTTGTAATTTGCAGTTCTCAGCTCTTCTCACCATTTTTTTGCCACATACGCGGCTGATACAAAGGACGAAACCGAAAGCTGCTTTTTGTTGGACCTTTCCCTTTAAGTAAGATGTGGTCATGACACTGTTGTAAACaatcaaaaagaaaattcaagCTATAATTAGCTCACAGCTCTGAAAAGTAGACTAACCGGATCACAAGCTACGACTTGGTGCAGCTACCCTTTCACCAAATTAACATTTATTCGTAGTTTGGAGATGTTACCATCTTGTCATGTAGCTATTGTCCTTCAGTAcaaatatattgtatttaaGTCAAGTATTGAATGTCCTGTCACAGCTGTACTTTGTGCAAACTGTTGAAAAGGCTAAACAGTTTACAGGTTTTCAAAGTGTCTGGTAACTTTGGAACcatctattttttgtcttttttgtttcaattaaCCACATTTCTTTCCCCTCAGCTCTCAGTCAGTCTATGTTAACATCTACATCTCTTGGAACTGGATGACTGCACATTAAAAGGGAACCTTTTCTTCACCTGCGCCACCTGCTGTCTTGAAATTATAGTGACATACACCTGACCGCACTTTTTATGCGTCACTGTCctgaaaatgatcatttaccttttataatttttattaatAAGAGCTTTAATACTGGAAGGGAATGATGACTTGATTGAAAAACAATTAATATTATGATTGTTTAATATATGTAAGCAATTTTTCACACCTCTTCTTCCATTTGCTTAATGAAACAGCTGGAACGTTACGATGGATCAGGCCCCGCAGTTTCACCCAACGCCCTCCCCTACAGTGTAGACGGCTATGATGTAGTTGATAATACCCCAGACCCCCAGCGAACTAAACAGGCCATCGCCCAACTGCAACAGAAGATCCTGAAGCTCACGGAACAAATCAAGATCGAACAAACCGCACGCGACGACAATGTGGCCGAATACCTGAAACTGGCCAACAATGCAGACAAACAACAGAGTGCACGCATCAAACAGGTGTTTGAGAAGAAGAACCAAAAGTCGGCTCAGACTATCCAGCAGCTGCAGCGGAAGCTAGAGCACTACCACCGGAAGCTCCGTGAGGTGGAACACAACGGCATCCCTCGCCAGCCCAAAGATGTTTTCCGAGACATGCACCAGGGGCTGAAAGATGTTGGAGCTAAGGTGCGtgtgatgcattcaatgacctcTGCCACCGAAGTCCACTCTTTGAGTATTACTGACAAAAGTAAATCTAATATTATTTGTTAACTGCAAGACATTGTAGTTTACAGATTGTTCTTAGACATTTAACTTGCTTGTTATAGTTGTCGCCAGCAGAATGAATAATGCCTGCATTGCACATTGTTGACACATAACTATTGTGTTAGAGATTCTGTTGAAGTGATTATGTAAATGAACATAAATGTTTGCCGTGACCAAAATGTCTGTAATATTACTTTTGTAGAAGTAGTGTTGTGCTAAAGAgcagaacattttatttatttcattttagggACATTTGCACATTAATGAACACGATTGTGTAAACATGCCAGATTACAGCCAGCGGCTAATCTGTTGTCCCCAGGCAGGTTGATGATACAGAACAAATGACATAATGTCCTTGCCTTAggacagttatgtgattaacagacagacattccttgcatttatagataaaATATATCTTTGTAGTATCAAGTACATTTCTCTTCCAGTACAGTATGTGCGTCGTGTTCATAAGTAGAGATGCAGCGTCAGCTGTACACTGATGGTACATCAACATTAGGAAAGCCATTGGGTTAGTTACTGCCTTTGAACCAGATGTCTTCAACTGTCTTGACCTGTTCTCGCTGATAACAGGTGACCGGCGGCTTGTCCAGCTTCTCACAGGCCACACACTCTGCAGCCGGAGCTGTGGTGTCCAAGCCAAGAGAAATTGCCTCCCTCATCCGTAACAAGTTTGGCAGTGCCGATAACATAGCAGCCCTGAAAGACTCTTTGGACGAAACCCAGGGAGATGAAGGTGTCGGTCCCGGGGCAGCGAGGACCCTCGGTACAGGACAGCTGCAGTCCAGCCCAAAGTACGGCAGTGATGAGGACTGTTCTAGTGCCACATCCGGCTCAGCGGGAGCCAATAGCACCGCTGGAGCTCCCGGAGGTCCCCCTAGCTCCAAAGGTAATACCCTCGATCTAACCCAGGCTACAGGATTTGATGCTGTTCTCCATGAGATTCAAGATCTCCGGGAAAACCAACGTCGACTAGAGGAGTCCTTTGAAACCTTAAAGGTCCACTATCAGCGGGACTACACGATGATCATGGAGGCCCTGCAAGAGGAACGATACAGGTAACATAAAATATTCTATATACTCTAGTATAGTAGATGTTTATGGGTCGTACTGTTTGTAATCTGCTGTTGTTTCCACTGCTCTTCAGGTGTGAACGCTTAGAAGAACAACTGAATGACTTGACAGAACTGCACCAGAATGAAATTCTGAACTTGAAACAGGAACTAGCCAGCATGGAGGAGAAGATTGCTTATCAGTCTTATGAAAGAGCACGGGACATTCAGGTAAGCCTCAGTAGAATACACAcaatgcttcttcttctttttttttcccaccagaaCCTGATTTTACTGACAGTTTCTACATCTGACCTGTAGGAGGCACTGGAAGCATGTCAGACACGTATTTCCAagatggagctgcagcagcaacagcagcaggtggTGCAGCTGGAGGGTTTGGAGAATGCCACAGCGCGGACTCTTCTTGGAAAACTAATCAATGTGCTGCTCGCGGTTATGGCCGTCCTCCTGGTGTTTGTGTCCACGGTGGCAAACTGTGTCGTCCCATTAATGAAAACGCGAAGCCGCACGCTTTCTACGCTGCTTCTAATTGTCTTTCTCGCCTTCCTCTGGAGGCACTGGGAGGCTATTTCCGAGTATCTGCATCACTTTCTCCTGAACTCCAGATGACCTGTttggacatttttattatttatacggTGAAAGGACAGCGTTTGAGGCTCAAGTCTCAACAGtccttccttttcctcctctcctgctaATTCTCAAAACAGTCAGGAGAATTGCATTGGAGTTTTGTCACTTTATCACTTTTTGAGAAGAGTAAACCAGAGAAAAGGGAGGGATGTGTGCCGTGGACTTTGTGGTGCGGTTGTGGCACAATGCTGGAAGGGTGAATGGGGCGTCGTTGGAGGGGAGGGGCTGAGAGAACTGCACACTTGATTTCTCTCTTGGAGTGAATTTGTTTACACGTGGAAAACGTTGCATAGTTTCCCCACAGAAGAAAAGTTTTATTACTTTTGAGCTGATTCAAGTGGTATTGATTTGATGTCACTGCTATTTTTAATACAGCTGATTGATagctttttaattttctttcaaCTGTAATGAGATGACAATGTTCTGCTAATTTTAATTATCCACGTTCTCTTTTTGTAAGTCCTCTCTCTCCTGGTCTGTTTTTTCCAGtctgccccccaccccccccccccctttcttttcCCCTTCATTCAGCCTTCAGTCAAATTTTTGCTTGTGTGACcaactcttcctcttcttgctcACGACACTCTGAAGAATGGAGTGCTTGCACATCGACCTACACTGCTCTGGAAACAGACTCGTCACTGGATCAAATGGTAGTGAGCTCTTAACTCGATTCTCTCGGATGTGTGAAGTCAAAAAACACTGGATCTGCCACAACTAGGATATATTACTGTCCTGAACATGAAGTTTGGAGTTGAGGCCCTGCTGCCCTGTCCTCAGCTGGATCGGACTGTGGCTGTTCcactgcagaaaaaaataaCCTATGAATTGAATTAACATACTTGAAGAGCAGTCAAAATGCTCAAAGACTCAGTGCTTCCGTACTGTTTCCGTTAGTGACAATGAAATAGTAATACTTTTtagttgatttttttattttttaaaaacaaataaatttgCTGTTTTAAAAGGTGAGTTTGTACTGACGTAGTGTTTTTCTGCCAACAAAAGTTGCCTCTTTGTTAAATGCATGTCTGGAGTAGACTGACTTTTAACGGACCCTCAGCTCAACATTACTCATAAACTTGTCGAGCCAGTCTGGCAGTTTGACCATCGTCCTCGCACCAATGACCAGTTTGATCAAGTTACACACTTTTAACCGACAGAGTGCAAATTGAAAAGGCCTCATTCTCCCATCATTAGTGTGAAGCTGTGACTGCAAGGTAAAGTGGTTGCATAAATGCCTTAAATGGAATATGAGACCTTACTCAAAGCAGTTAAACactatttgttttgtgttttattgaattGCAGGTCTCAAGTTCAACACCCAGTCCTCAGGCGATGTTGTTCATCCAGTGGCTGTATATGATAAAAGGTAGCTTATGACTTCAAATGTAACAAACATTGAGAGCCTTTAGCAATATTCTTCTCATCACTTACATCAGGCAGTGTTTTAGGCATAAAAGGTCACATTTGAATGTTGGCCTCAGAAGGACAGAGCAGCCGAGGAACAGCCTGAAGTGTGGCAGTGGTAAATATCCCACAACTCTCTCCAGATAGGACTGTTTCTTAAATTCAGATTTAATcttatggtttaaaaaaaaaaaaaaaaaaaagtgaacacaGGCTTCACTTTGTGAAAGCTCAGAAATTCTATTACTAGGCTGAGCATGTCATAAAACAAGTATTGCACTTCCTGCATATTATATGCAGGTCTTTAAATTCGTTCAACTGCACTCACTCGTTTGACCTGTGGAAGGTGCTGTCACCAAGACAGACTTATGCAGTAATGCATAAACACCACAGCTTGAAAGATATAAAACCTAATGTTTTACTCTGTACCTTTAAAACATAGAGATGCACATTCAGCAGCCTACATTTtacc
Coding sequences within:
- the tmcc1b gene encoding transmembrane and coiled-coil domains protein 1b isoform X1; translation: MDQGSSEPVSPEEPDNGGRTELEYGRRASESEHGLSKIPRNALENMGALGHGLKQFFQPQRRRSSVSPHDSTSSCTGTPSSEPTDVGSEVGDAPASVALPVDSDNPAASAPPAALSRVLQQIRSAPPMMKRGTSLQSRRSKAGGVGDPPQKGSPQIHRRSTHEALLQAGRPRSSSTTDTPSSPALVDMLLTSGYHSTEEPDKLERYDGSGPAVSPNALPYSVDGYDVVDNTPDPQRTKQAIAQLQQKILKLTEQIKIEQTARDDNVAEYLKLANNADKQQSARIKQVFEKKNQKSAQTIQQLQRKLEHYHRKLREVEHNGIPRQPKDVFRDMHQGLKDVGAKVTGGLSSFSQATHSAAGAVVSKPREIASLIRNKFGSADNIAALKDSLDETQGDEGVGPGAARTLGTGQLQSSPKYGSDEDCSSATSGSAGANSTAGAPGGPPSSKGNTLDLTQATGFDAVLHEIQDLRENQRRLEESFETLKVHYQRDYTMIMEALQEERYRCERLEEQLNDLTELHQNEILNLKQELASMEEKIAYQSYERARDIQEALEACQTRISKMELQQQQQQVVQLEGLENATARTLLGKLINVLLAVMAVLLVFVSTVANCVVPLMKTRSRTLSTLLLIVFLAFLWRHWEAISEYLHHFLLNSR
- the tmcc1b gene encoding transmembrane and coiled-coil domains protein 1b isoform X2; its protein translation is MMKRGTSLQSRRSKAGGVGDPPQKGSPQIHRRSTHEALLQAGRPRSSSTTDTPSSPALVDMLLTSGYHSTEEPDKLERYDGSGPAVSPNALPYSVDGYDVVDNTPDPQRTKQAIAQLQQKILKLTEQIKIEQTARDDNVAEYLKLANNADKQQSARIKQVFEKKNQKSAQTIQQLQRKLEHYHRKLREVEHNGIPRQPKDVFRDMHQGLKDVGAKVTGGLSSFSQATHSAAGAVVSKPREIASLIRNKFGSADNIAALKDSLDETQGDEGVGPGAARTLGTGQLQSSPKYGSDEDCSSATSGSAGANSTAGAPGGPPSSKGNTLDLTQATGFDAVLHEIQDLRENQRRLEESFETLKVHYQRDYTMIMEALQEERYRCERLEEQLNDLTELHQNEILNLKQELASMEEKIAYQSYERARDIQEALEACQTRISKMELQQQQQQVVQLEGLENATARTLLGKLINVLLAVMAVLLVFVSTVANCVVPLMKTRSRTLSTLLLIVFLAFLWRHWEAISEYLHHFLLNSR